CGTCGATTTTGGCGATGTACGCCTCGGCGCGACGCTGAATCTCGTCGGTGAGGTACTCCACATAGTACGAACCGGCCAGGGGGTCCACCGTGTCGGCCACGCCAGACTCGTAGGCGATGATTTGCTGGGTGCGCAGGGCGATGCGCACCGATTTCTCCGTGGGCAGCCACAGTGCCTCGTCCATGCTGTTGGTGTGCAGCGATTGGGTGCCGCCCAGCACAGCTGCCAGGGCCTGCAGCGCCACGCGGACGATGTTGTTCTCCGGCTGCTGAGCAGTGAGCGTCGAGCCTGCCGTTTGCGTGTGGAAGCGCAGCCGCCAGGATTTGGGGTTTTGGGCCCCAAAGCGATGGCGCATGATGTGCGCCCACATCCGCCGTGCGGCGCGGAACTTGGCAATTTCTTCGAAGAAGTTGTTGTGGGCGTTGAAGAAGAAGGAGAGTTGCGGAGCAAAGGTATCGACATCCAGCCCGGCGTCGATGGCCGCCTGCACATAGGCGATGCCGTTGGCCAACGTGAAGGCCACCTCTTGCACGGCGGTGGAACCGGCCTCGCGGATGTGATAGCCGCTGATGCTGATGGTGTTCCACTTGGGCACTTCGCGGGCGCAGAACTGGAAAATGTCGGTGATCAGGCGCATAGAGGGGCGCGGTGGGAAGATGTAGGTTCCGCGGGCGATGTACTCTTTCAGGATGTCGTTCTGGATGGTGCCGCGTAACTGGCGCATCTCCACGCCCTGCTTTTTGGCCACGGCGATGTACATGGCCAGCAGGATGCCAGCCGTGGCGTTGATGGTCATACTGGTGGAGACCTTGTCCAGCGGGATACCGCGGAAGAGGGTTTCCATGTCCTCCAGCGAGGAGATGGACACGCCCACGCGGCCCACCTCGCCCTCGGCCATGGGGTGGTCGGCGTCGTAGCCGATCTGGGTGGGCAGGTCGAAGGCCACCGAAAGCCCCGTCTGCCCCTGCTGAAGCAGGTAATGGTATCGCTGGTTGGACTCTTCGGCCGTGGCGTAACCGGCGTACTGGCGCATGGTCCAGAAGCGCCCCCGGTACATGGTGGGCTGCACCCCGCGGGTGTAGGGATAACTCCCGGGGAAGCCCAGTTTTTCCAGGTAATCCGGATCCGGGTCGGAGGGCAGCAGAAACCGAGGGATGGGGATCCCCGAAGAGGTGGTGAACGCCTCTTTTCGTTCAGGGAAACGGCGGAGCACCGGCTCCAGCACCTCGCGTTCCCATTGTTCCTGTTGGGCTTTCAGGTCGTCGCTCATCGTGTGCTCCCTCATGGCTGATGGGATGAAGGGGTTGGCGGTTCCAGGGGAGGCTCGCTCTCGCCAGCCTCGGACGATTCGTCGCTGTGGATGAGGTGGTGGTAAGTGATCAGCCACTCGGCCATGCGCTCGCGTTCGCGCTGGGCTTCGGCGGCGGCTTTGACGCGGCGGCGTTCTTCCATGCGCTGGTAGATGTCTTGCAATACCCGGTCGGGCTTGTGGACGCCGCGGAAGACCAGAGTGGCCGTGCCCGCGCGGATGTGAACATCGCCGTAGTTGAGCAGCAACCCCAGTAGGCCCTTCCGGGTGTGATCCAGGCTCTGGATGCTTTCCAGCGGGGCGGATTGTTTCTGCTCGCTACCCAGGGGTTTGCGTTCGATGTCGATGACCTGGTCGGCGGTCAGGCGATAGATGTCATTGGCCCAGTCCAAGAGGCCGTATATGGCCCAGGCGAGCAGGAAGAAGAAGGCGGTGAGGGCCACCACCCCCAGGGGAAGGGCATAGGGAGAGGATTGGGCGGTCAGGTGCCGAATGATGTTGACGGTGCCGTAGAGCATCAGGCTGAATCCGGCCAGGGTTTGCCACCATACCCGCCGGAGCAGGGTGATCCAGTGCTTGCGGTAGGTGATCACCACCCCGTCCTCGAGACGCTCGGCGAAGATGCGCCGCAGGATGAGAAAAAGGGAGAGGCGCGGACGAGAGTGTGAGGTGGGGGAGGCCTTGACCGATGGGGCGGAAGCCGGTTTGGGACGGGTGTAGCCCAGGCGCTCTTTGAGCAGTTCGAGCATGGCCTGGCGCTCGGCCTTGCGCGTCTGTTCGCGGCTGCGTTGCCAGTATTCTTTGATGATGGCTTCGATTTGGCTGGCGTAGCCCACATTGCGCAGGGCAAAGGCGCCGAACCAGGTGCGGATGATGACATCACCGTAGCCCAGCATGCGGCCTTCCAGCGAGCGCACCACATTGAGCGAGAGGATGGTGCGGAAGGGGGCTTCGGTGCGGCTTTCGTAGGTCAGGACCACGCGCTCGATCCACACCACGCGCTGGTTGGTTACGATGTAATCGTCGTTGGCCCAATCCACGATGTGCCAGATGAGCAGCAAGACCCCCGCCAGCCCGAAGAGGCCCACCGGCAGCCAGAGCAGGCGCGTCTGGGTGAGCCGTTGCAGTCCGAACATCAGGGCCGAGGCCAGAAAGGCGAGCAGGCTGGGCCATAGGTCCACCATCAGCCGCGCGGGATGTTTGCTGATGTAAAGGTAAATCCACTCGTTGGGCACCAGCCAGTCCGGCTGCCGGCGCCGTGCCCGTCGGCGGCTGCGGGCGATCACCTGGAGAAATGTTTTCACCTGCGGGAACCGGCGCGTCAGGTCCTGGAAGTCACTGAGCGACAGGAAGAACACGCGAGCGGTGCCCACCGCGCGCGCCGTGGCCGTGCGCCCGCGCACCCAGCGGAGGACCAGGCCTTCTTCGCCAAAGTAGTCGCGCCGCTCCAAAACGGCCAGCCGCCGATGCCCGCGGAGCACCTCGACGGTTCCCTCGCGGATGAAGTACATTCCGTTGGGCGGATCGCCCTCGCGCAAGATGCGTTCGCCGTCCTGGTACACATACTCCTGCATGCGCGCCAGGATCCAGGCCAGGTCCTCGTCGGTGAGGCCGAGGAACAGGTGGATGTGGCGAATCCAGTCCAGGTTGGCCACTGTGGGCGCGACCATAGGGCTCTCTCCTTGCCTTTTGCGACGCTGTTGATTTTAGCATGGAACGGCGGGCAAGAAGCGTGCCACTTTGGTTTTAGGGTACAATTGTGCTCCCAGGAGGTCAAGATGAGCCAAGAAAAAGCCCTTCCGCCCCTTTCGCAGGAAGAAATCCGGCGCTATTCGCGCCATTTGTTGCTCAATAAAGTGGGGATGAAAGGACAACGGCGCCTCAAAGGCGCTTCGGTGCTCATCGTGGGGGTGGGCGGCCTGGGGTCACCCGTGGCGCTCTACCTGGCGGCGGCGGGCGTGGGCCGCATCGGGCTGGTGGATGACGATGTGGTGGATGTGACGAATTTGCAGCGGCAGGTGCTTTATGGCACTTCGCAGGCCGGGCGTCCCAAGGTGCTCGCCGCCAGGGAGCGGTTGCAGGACCTGAACCCTCACATCACCATTGAGGTGTACCAGGAGCCTTTCACCTCGGCCAACGCCATGGACATTGCCAAAAACTACGAGGTGTTGGTCGATTGTTCCGACAACTTCCCCACGCGGTATCTGGTAAACGATGTGGCCGTGTTGTTGGGGAAGCCCAGTGTGTACGGGGCCATCTATCGTTTTGAGGGGCAGGTGAGCGTGTTCGATGCGCGGGAAGGGCCGTGCTATCGCTGCCTGTTCCCCGAGCCGCCACCGCCCCATCTGCGGCCCACTTGCGGCCAGGTGGGGGTGCTGGGGGTGCTCCCTGGGGTGATCGGCACGCTGCAGGCCACCGAGACGCTGAAGTTGCTGTTAGGTGTGGGCGAGCCGTTGATCGGCCGGTTGATGCTTTACGATGGGTTGAGCGCTACCTTCGAGACGGTGAAGTTACGCAAGAACCCCAAATGCAAAATCTGCGGTGAGCACCCGGAGATCACCGAACTGATCGATTACGAGGCCTTTTGCGGCGTGGGCGGCTTTGAAGTGCCCGAGGTGCGCCCCCGGGAACTGGCGGTACGGCTGCAAAGCGGGGAGCCCCTGCTCCTGTTGGATGTCCGGGAGCCCAACGAGTTGGATCTGGCCCGCCTGCCGGGTGCTGTGAACATCCCGCTGGGCGAGTTGCTGGACCGTTTGAACGAACTGGACCCGGATAAGGAGATCGTGATCATTTGCCGTTGCGGGGCGCGCTCAGCCATTGCGGCGGAGTTGCTGCGGGAAAGCGGATTTCACAAAGTGAGCCACCTGGCCGGTGGCCTGCAGGCCTGGGCGGAGGAGGTGGATCCGGATTTGCTGGTGTACTGAGGGTTCCCCTTCTCTTTTGCGTTCCCTACCCAAATTGTGGGGGGCGTGCTATAATTTGGGGCGCGTGGAGAGGTGCCGGAGTGGACGAACGGGGCGGTCTCGAAAACCGCTGTGGGCCCTGTGCCCACCGTGGGTTCGAATCCCACCCTCTCCGCCAGAAAGAATGCCCGTTGCCAGTTGGCAGCGGGCGTTGGTGTTTTGGCGCGGCGTGGTTCCCCTTTCCCTCGTGTCCGGATGGGGAAGCAACGCAGGGGGTATGAATGGCCGTGGACTTACGAGAGCATATCCTCCAAAATGCGTTCCAGCGCCATGGTGTGACTGCAGCGCCCATGCATGCGGAAGAACTCGCAATCGCAGTTCCACTCGCCCTGGTTGTAGCGCACGACATGGGCGTTGTTGTCGCCTTGAATGGAGACTTCGAACGAATGGAAGTGGAAACGTTCCCGCTCTTCGGCGTAACGTTTGGCCTTTTCAATCTTGCCAATCAACCCATAGTCCATAAGAGACTCCTTTCGGGGGAGGAAATCCGCTAAACAAACAGGCACGCGAAGGCCGCGTGCCTGTGTCTTTAGCCAAGTTGTGGGGGCTGTACAGCCATGAGCGCACCTCAAGGGTGAGGGGATGCCTCAAGTATACAAGAAGTCTACCGGGGTGTCAAACCATCAAAGCAACGGAACCCCGGCCAGTTCCCGTTCCTCTGTGGTGTGGCCTTCTACCACGAGGAAGGGCTGGCCGTGCTTTTCGGCCAGGCGGAGGGTGGGCCCCAGTTCAAAGGTGTTCCCCAGGAAGGGGTGGCGTTTTCCCAACACGAAGGTCTGCCCGGCTTTGAGGCGGGCGACCAACTCGTCGCGGGTAAGGATTCGATGGTCGGCAAAGGCGTCGAAGCGCCGCAGGTGCACCCGTACCCAACGCAGTTGGCCTTGCTCGTCGTAATGAGCGGCCTCGACCACACCTTGAACACGACGCAGGGCTTTGTCCACCCGCGTTTTGGGGAAATAAGCCGGACGAGAAGTAGTGCTCATGCAGCCCTCGCTGAGAAAAGGTTGAAGCGCTTTTGACGGCCTCGGTGTCGGGGCGGGCGGACTTGAACCGCCGACCCCCGCGTCCCAAACGCGGTGCGCTCCCATCTGCGCTACGCCCCGAGTCGCCCAAAGTATACTCCTTTGCCCAGACAGCGTCAAGCCGGGTGACGGTGCCCCCCCATCGTCTGGCTATGGCTTTGCGCAAAAGCGGGTACAATGAAGGAAACCTCAAGCGAGGCGAGCATGGCTGCTGTGGAGTTGCGTTTCCCCTACCCTCATATCGGCCTGTTGGAGGTGCGGCGGCCCGAGGTGCGCAATGCGCTGGACTGGCAGGCGATGGAGGCCTTTGGCGCTGCCGTGGAGCAGGCTCATCGAGAGCCGGCTCTGCGCGTGTTGGTGGTCACCGGTCAGGGCCAGGTGTTCATCGCCGGGGGGGACCTGAAGGTGTTGGCCGCTTATCCCAATGAAGAGGATGGCCGCCATTTGAGCGCGTTGATGACCGGGTCCCTGGCCCGGCTGGAGGCGCTCCCCGTGCCCACCATTGCCGCGTTGAACGGGCCGGCTCGAGGCGGTGGGAGTGAAGTCGCCCTGGCCTGCGATATGCGGGTGATGGCGGCCAACGCCGATTTGGGTTTTGTGCAGATCCGTCAGGCGCTCATCCCCGGCTGGGGGGGTGGGCAGCGTCTGCTGCGTTTGGTAGGGTATGCGCGGGCCATGGAATGGCTGCTCACCGGGCGCATCCTCACGGCGGAGGAAGCCCTGGCGGTGGGCTTGGCCAATCGCCTTGCCCCGGCCGGAAAGGCGCTGGAGGAAGCCCTGGCGCTGGCCCGGGAGATCGCCGCGCATCCCCCTCAAACCGTGCGGGCGATCAAGGCGCTGCTGCGCGCCGGGACGACCCTGCCCCCGGCCCTGGCCGCGGCCGAGGAGCAGCGTTTGTTCCCCCCTCTTTGGGCCGAAGACGCCCACCTCCAGGCGGTACGGGCCTTTCTGCAGCAGCGGCGAGGGAAGAAGTGACCATGGACCCGGCGTTGTACGACGCGATCCACCGGGATTACGACGAGGACCTGCCTTTTTGGCGTCGCCTGGCTTATGAGGCAAAGGGGCCTGTCCTGGAGATGGGATGCGGTACGGGGCGTGTGTTGTTGCCCTTGCTCCAGGAAGGCCTGGACATCTGGGGTGTGGACTACGATGTCCGGATGCTGGGCTATTTGCGCCGCAAAGCCTTGCCGGACCAGCGCCCTCGTCTGCGTCTGATTTGCGCCGACCTGCGAGAGATGCCGTTGGCGCCATCCTTTGCGTTGATGATCGCGCCGTGCAACACCCTGGCCACACTGGAACCTGCAGCCCGACGGCAGGTGCTCCGGCAGGCAGCCCGCCTGTTGCGCTCACAGGGTCGGCTGGCTTTCAGCCTGCCCAACCCGCATTGGGTGGCCCGCCTGCCACGAGAAGGTGAAAGCGAACCCGAGGCCCTGCTCGAGCATCCGGAGACGGGGCTCCCCGTACAGGTTTCCAGTGCCTGGCGTCGGGCAGACGATCGCTGGGAGGTGCTTTGGCATTTCGATCACCTTTGGCCGGATGGGATGGTCGAGCGCCGCACGGTACGGTTGCCCCATTATCTGGTGCCCCTGTCGCAACAGCAGGCCGAGTTTGCCGCGGCGGATCTGGAAGTGGAGGCCTGTTACGGCTCGTTTGAGGCGCAGCCCTGGGATGAAGACTCCCTGTATGTGATTTGGGTGTTGCGCCTGGCCGCATAAGGCGCGGTACAATTGAGAGCGAGCCGGGAAGGCGCGAGGTTCTGCCCGTCTGAGAAGCACAACGAGGATCCAGAATGAGTTTCACCAACGATTGGTACACCATGGCCCTTTGGGTAGGTGGCGGTTTGCTGCTCTTTTTGCTGGGCCTGTTTGTGGGCTTGGCGATTAGACGGTGCCGTGGGTGGCAGCGTCGGGCCCCGAAGACCATCTCGGCCGCCCGCTCGCGTTCCCGTTCGGAAATGGGGCGCTTGAAGGCGCTTTACGAATTGTTGAATCTCATGATGTCCACCCTCAATTATCAGCGGGTGTTGGACCTG
The DNA window shown above is from Anaerolineae bacterium and carries:
- a CDS encoding enoyl-CoA hydratase/isomerase family protein; translation: MAAVELRFPYPHIGLLEVRRPEVRNALDWQAMEAFGAAVEQAHREPALRVLVVTGQGQVFIAGGDLKVLAAYPNEEDGRHLSALMTGSLARLEALPVPTIAALNGPARGGGSEVALACDMRVMAANADLGFVQIRQALIPGWGGGQRLLRLVGYARAMEWLLTGRILTAEEALAVGLANRLAPAGKALEEALALAREIAAHPPQTVRAIKALLRAGTTLPPALAAAEEQRLFPPLWAEDAHLQAVRAFLQQRRGKK
- a CDS encoding methylmalonyl-CoA mutase family protein; protein product: MREHTMSDDLKAQQEQWEREVLEPVLRRFPERKEAFTTSSGIPIPRFLLPSDPDPDYLEKLGFPGSYPYTRGVQPTMYRGRFWTMRQYAGYATAEESNQRYHYLLQQGQTGLSVAFDLPTQIGYDADHPMAEGEVGRVGVSISSLEDMETLFRGIPLDKVSTSMTINATAGILLAMYIAVAKKQGVEMRQLRGTIQNDILKEYIARGTYIFPPRPSMRLITDIFQFCAREVPKWNTISISGYHIREAGSTAVQEVAFTLANGIAYVQAAIDAGLDVDTFAPQLSFFFNAHNNFFEEIAKFRAARRMWAHIMRHRFGAQNPKSWRLRFHTQTAGSTLTAQQPENNIVRVALQALAAVLGGTQSLHTNSMDEALWLPTEKSVRIALRTQQIIAYESGVADTVDPLAGSYYVEYLTDEIQRRAEAYIAKIDEMGGALAAIEKGYIQQEIQESAYQYQQAVERGAQIVVGVNAFQTEEEQRDLEALKVDPAVEAAQRRRLVDLRARRDNAKVAEILTRIEQAAHGDENLIPLFIEAVERYATLGEISDALRRMWGEYQPTF
- the moeB gene encoding molybdopterin-synthase adenylyltransferase MoeB encodes the protein MSQEKALPPLSQEEIRRYSRHLLLNKVGMKGQRRLKGASVLIVGVGGLGSPVALYLAAAGVGRIGLVDDDVVDVTNLQRQVLYGTSQAGRPKVLAARERLQDLNPHITIEVYQEPFTSANAMDIAKNYEVLVDCSDNFPTRYLVNDVAVLLGKPSVYGAIYRFEGQVSVFDAREGPCYRCLFPEPPPPHLRPTCGQVGVLGVLPGVIGTLQATETLKLLLGVGEPLIGRLMLYDGLSATFETVKLRKNPKCKICGEHPEITELIDYEAFCGVGGFEVPEVRPRELAVRLQSGEPLLLLDVREPNELDLARLPGAVNIPLGELLDRLNELDPDKEIVIICRCGARSAIAAELLRESGFHKVSHLAGGLQAWAEEVDPDLLVY
- a CDS encoding class I SAM-dependent methyltransferase, with product MDPALYDAIHRDYDEDLPFWRRLAYEAKGPVLEMGCGTGRVLLPLLQEGLDIWGVDYDVRMLGYLRRKALPDQRPRLRLICADLREMPLAPSFALMIAPCNTLATLEPAARRQVLRQAARLLRSQGRLAFSLPNPHWVARLPREGESEPEALLEHPETGLPVQVSSAWRRADDRWEVLWHFDHLWPDGMVERRTVRLPHYLVPLSQQQAEFAAADLEVEACYGSFEAQPWDEDSLYVIWVLRLAA
- a CDS encoding cyclic nucleotide-binding domain-containing protein, with the protein product MVAPTVANLDWIRHIHLFLGLTDEDLAWILARMQEYVYQDGERILREGDPPNGMYFIREGTVEVLRGHRRLAVLERRDYFGEEGLVLRWVRGRTATARAVGTARVFFLSLSDFQDLTRRFPQVKTFLQVIARSRRRARRRQPDWLVPNEWIYLYISKHPARLMVDLWPSLLAFLASALMFGLQRLTQTRLLWLPVGLFGLAGVLLLIWHIVDWANDDYIVTNQRVVWIERVVLTYESRTEAPFRTILSLNVVRSLEGRMLGYGDVIIRTWFGAFALRNVGYASQIEAIIKEYWQRSREQTRKAERQAMLELLKERLGYTRPKPASAPSVKASPTSHSRPRLSLFLILRRIFAERLEDGVVITYRKHWITLLRRVWWQTLAGFSLMLYGTVNIIRHLTAQSSPYALPLGVVALTAFFFLLAWAIYGLLDWANDIYRLTADQVIDIERKPLGSEQKQSAPLESIQSLDHTRKGLLGLLLNYGDVHIRAGTATLVFRGVHKPDRVLQDIYQRMEERRRVKAAAEAQRERERMAEWLITYHHLIHSDESSEAGESEPPLEPPTPSSHQP